From Phaeocystidibacter marisrubri, the proteins below share one genomic window:
- a CDS encoding SUMF1/EgtB/PvdO family nonheme iron enzyme: MKLAKMQNYVPIAALAALMASCGSETSNTTGMAYNDTDNGGFDVNLDYDGQQTGPGLVFVEGGTFVMGQVEEDFIKDWNNVPRRVTVSSFYIDENEVTNVDYREYLYWLHRVYDQDYFPEIYRSALPDTLVWRDPLAYNEMYVENYLRHPAYNFYPVVGVNWIQATRYCSWRTDRVNEQILIDEGILNEANDQLDGDHFNTEVYLYRPGSRFTAQDKKGLPDLSPNSANGDAGRPARIEDGILLPKYRLPTEAEWEYAAYANVGARVYDRSTDENKYTWNGSSMRNPSDDERGDMLANYKRGRGDMMGRGGWLNDQADITMQVRFYPPNDFGLYDMAGNVSEWVMDVYRPMTSTEVTDHRSFRGNEYETFDKNYQDLGMLEPLMEIQWETDENGDSVIARLPGQLPTRAVSQEENLDRRNYQYSDYRNYLDGDVQSSIYYDEAPPEGEAPMYDYSETTLVGNTTRVYKGGSWKDRAYWLSPGTRRFLEEDQATDDIGFRCAMDRVGFQNQDPDREKRHTPPSRHNFRRYRM, encoded by the coding sequence ATGAAACTAGCAAAAATGCAAAACTATGTGCCTATTGCAGCTCTCGCTGCCCTGATGGCATCTTGTGGATCTGAAACTTCAAACACCACTGGAATGGCATACAACGACACCGACAACGGTGGATTTGATGTCAATCTGGATTACGACGGTCAGCAAACAGGGCCAGGTCTTGTCTTCGTTGAAGGCGGTACTTTCGTAATGGGTCAGGTTGAAGAAGATTTCATCAAAGACTGGAACAACGTTCCTCGTCGAGTTACTGTTTCTTCTTTCTACATTGATGAAAACGAGGTAACTAACGTAGACTACCGCGAGTACCTTTATTGGCTACACCGCGTTTACGATCAAGATTACTTCCCTGAGATTTATCGTTCAGCATTGCCTGATACGCTTGTTTGGCGCGATCCTTTGGCGTACAATGAAATGTACGTGGAGAATTACTTGCGTCACCCTGCTTATAACTTCTATCCAGTTGTCGGTGTTAACTGGATTCAAGCTACTCGCTATTGCTCATGGCGTACAGACCGTGTTAACGAACAGATTTTGATCGATGAGGGTATCCTCAACGAAGCCAATGATCAATTGGATGGTGATCACTTCAACACAGAAGTTTACCTCTATCGTCCAGGTAGCCGTTTCACTGCTCAAGACAAAAAAGGACTTCCTGATCTTTCTCCTAACAGCGCGAACGGTGACGCAGGTCGTCCAGCTCGTATCGAAGACGGTATTCTTCTTCCGAAGTACCGCCTACCAACAGAAGCTGAGTGGGAATACGCAGCATACGCTAATGTTGGCGCTCGTGTATACGACCGTTCAACTGACGAGAACAAGTACACTTGGAACGGATCTAGCATGCGTAACCCAAGCGACGATGAGCGTGGTGACATGCTTGCCAACTACAAGCGCGGTCGTGGTGACATGATGGGTCGCGGTGGTTGGTTGAATGACCAAGCTGACATCACTATGCAAGTTCGCTTCTACCCACCTAACGACTTCGGTCTTTACGATATGGCGGGTAACGTTTCAGAATGGGTGATGGATGTCTACCGTCCAATGACCTCTACAGAAGTAACTGACCACAGATCTTTCCGTGGTAACGAATACGAAACATTCGACAAGAACTACCAAGACCTTGGTATGCTTGAGCCACTTATGGAAATCCAGTGGGAAACAGATGAGAACGGTGATAGCGTAATCGCTCGTCTTCCAGGTCAGCTTCCTACACGTGCGGTTTCTCAAGAAGAAAACCTCGACCGTCGCAACTACCAGTACAGCGATTACCGCAACTACTTGGACGGTGATGTTCAGTCTTCAATCTACTACGACGAAGCACCACCTGAAGGTGAAGCTCCAATGTACGACTACTCAGAAACTACTTTGGTAGGTAACACTACTCGAGTATACAAGGGTGGTAGCTGGAAAGACCGTGCATACTGGTTGAGCCCAGGTACACGACGCTTCCTTGAAGAAGATCAAGCTACGGATGACATCGGTTTCCGCTGTGCAATGGATCGCGTAGGTTTCCAAAACCAAGATCCAGATCGCGAAAAGCGCCACACTCCGCCTAGCCGTCACAACTTCCGTCGTTACCGTATGTGA